A genomic stretch from Candidatus Omnitrophota bacterium includes:
- a CDS encoding bifunctional precorrin-2 dehydrogenase/sirohydrochlorin ferrochelatase encodes MKRYYAICVDLEDKPAVVVGGGRVAERKARALLKTGADVSVVSPVLTKGLARHVKAGRLKWTPRPVRSNDLRSACIVIAATSDSGINKKVSAWARKRKALVNVVDAPRISSYISPALIAVKGVKVAVYTDGRDPVLSRDLKNFLKERWDVFLSYRNRS; translated from the coding sequence ATGAAAAGATATTATGCCATATGTGTTGATTTGGAAGACAAGCCTGCCGTTGTTGTGGGCGGAGGCAGGGTTGCCGAGCGCAAGGCAAGGGCGCTGCTTAAGACCGGGGCGGATGTCAGTGTCGTATCTCCGGTTTTGACCAAAGGCCTGGCGCGCCATGTTAAAGCAGGGCGGCTTAAGTGGACGCCGCGGCCAGTAAGATCAAACGACCTGAGGAGCGCCTGCATTGTCATTGCCGCGACATCCGACAGCGGCATTAATAAAAAGGTAAGCGCCTGGGCAAGGAAGCGCAAGGCGCTGGTTAATGTGGTGGATGCTCCGCGGATAAGCAGCTATATTTCGCCTGCCTTGATAGCAGTAAAGGGCGTGAAGGTCGCGGTTTATACTGACGGCAGGGACCCGGTATTAAGCAGGGATTTAAAGAATTTCTTAAAGGAGCGCTGGGATGTATTTTTATCTTATAGGAATAGATCATAA